From Rhizobium sp. BT03, one genomic window encodes:
- a CDS encoding methyl-accepting chemotaxis protein produces MALIDRLLQRMRIVTKVLFFVVPLIVLIAGIGLFGYFTAGTLNGQMTLTRQTIDTLSSFQQLRSSLTAFTDLPSAATRDRLIANISDQQKGAATLDAMLIDPAQKQQIAAVRELGAKMQGAADALWAVSQERVNTEQAIDDAVAGLFKESQTARKQLDVLQDQANGKEAFVRALLLDASAYKNLAGRIAKLRKATAAAADPQKLGQAIGSLLPPLVKEVGDSGALASDKAQSQIAALKPVLDKLAPMAKDSSLTLEAYAPVDQDLQGLQEQFAKLASGNADTAIERFTGMDASISTLRSMVAIVNTAFKSIDDLRLHLSELNRRVDAESRDAVLADLKALRESAAKLVPLSGKNAALQDLAKKIEPSLATIEKDTSLLISIADRWRADKEAATALVADASHTLEQFVSTAQESGREISQRSATMSLAAMIAGTVLAIIGGLMLIETLRGPLKRITQTMMRLAAGDLNVAIGDGKRGDEIGDMIRSVTVFRDQALEKTRLEEVAEANRARDEREQARRAAEQARIEAEQSEALTALSDMLGKLANGNLAAEMSEDLAADYVAMAQTYNHAIDALRLTLAEVRNTTYEIAEGSTNLSGAADDLARRTEQQAAALEESSRVLGELTDSVRTTAENARQTSLSVAEAHRQVEHSAAVVAKAVDAMGAINRSSEKVTSIIGVIDEIAFQTNLLALNAGVEAARAGEAGRGFAVVAQEVRELAQRCAKAAREIKDLISNSASQVGAGVTLVEETGHALSAIMDHFTSINGLVQVISASTTTQYKGIDEVNNAVRDVEHITQHNAAMVEENTAEIHRLRQQVELLNERISHFQTADGRRTSPASIVRMAAVS; encoded by the coding sequence ATGGCGTTGATTGACCGACTGTTGCAGCGTATGCGGATCGTGACGAAGGTGCTCTTCTTCGTGGTGCCGCTGATCGTGCTGATCGCCGGCATCGGTCTTTTCGGCTATTTCACCGCCGGTACGCTCAACGGCCAGATGACCCTGACCCGGCAGACGATCGATACGCTTTCCAGTTTCCAGCAACTGCGATCCTCGCTGACCGCCTTTACCGACCTTCCGAGTGCGGCCACGCGCGATCGATTGATCGCCAACATCTCCGATCAGCAGAAGGGCGCGGCGACGCTCGATGCCATGCTGATCGATCCTGCACAAAAGCAGCAGATCGCCGCGGTGCGCGAACTGGGGGCTAAGATGCAGGGCGCCGCCGACGCGCTATGGGCTGTGTCGCAGGAGCGCGTCAATACCGAACAGGCGATCGACGACGCGGTGGCCGGGCTGTTTAAGGAAAGCCAGACGGCGCGCAAACAGCTCGACGTTCTCCAGGATCAGGCGAATGGCAAGGAGGCCTTCGTCCGGGCGCTACTTCTCGACGCCTCGGCCTATAAGAATCTCGCGGGTCGCATTGCCAAACTGCGCAAGGCGACCGCGGCGGCAGCCGACCCTCAGAAGCTCGGCCAGGCCATCGGCAGCCTTCTGCCGCCGCTGGTCAAAGAAGTCGGCGACAGCGGGGCGCTTGCCTCCGACAAGGCTCAAAGCCAGATCGCTGCGCTGAAGCCGGTCCTGGACAAGCTCGCCCCCATGGCCAAGGACAGCAGCCTGACGCTCGAAGCTTACGCTCCCGTCGATCAGGATCTGCAGGGCCTGCAGGAACAATTTGCAAAACTCGCCTCCGGCAATGCGGACACGGCGATCGAGCGCTTTACCGGCATGGATGCGAGCATTTCAACGCTTCGTTCGATGGTGGCGATCGTCAACACCGCCTTCAAATCGATCGACGATCTGCGCCTGCACCTGAGTGAACTGAACAGGCGGGTCGATGCAGAGTCGCGGGATGCGGTTCTCGCCGATCTCAAGGCATTGCGCGAAAGCGCTGCAAAGCTTGTTCCCTTGAGCGGCAAGAATGCCGCGCTGCAGGATCTTGCCAAGAAGATCGAGCCGTCGCTTGCGACGATCGAGAAGGACACCTCGCTTCTGATCTCGATCGCCGACCGGTGGCGCGCGGACAAGGAGGCGGCGACCGCGCTTGTGGCCGACGCAAGCCACACGCTCGAGCAGTTTGTCAGCACGGCGCAGGAGAGCGGCAGGGAAATCAGCCAGCGCTCGGCGACGATGTCGCTCGCGGCGATGATCGCCGGCACCGTGCTTGCGATCATCGGCGGCCTCATGCTGATCGAAACCCTGCGCGGGCCGCTGAAGCGGATCACCCAGACGATGATGCGGCTTGCCGCCGGCGATCTGAACGTTGCCATCGGCGACGGCAAGCGTGGCGACGAAATCGGCGACATGATCCGCTCGGTGACCGTTTTCCGCGATCAGGCGCTTGAGAAGACCAGGCTGGAAGAGGTGGCCGAGGCAAACAGGGCGCGGGACGAACGGGAGCAGGCCCGCCGCGCCGCCGAGCAGGCGCGCATCGAGGCGGAACAGAGCGAGGCTCTGACGGCGCTGTCGGACATGCTGGGCAAACTTGCCAATGGCAATCTCGCGGCCGAGATGAGCGAGGATCTGGCCGCAGACTATGTCGCCATGGCGCAAACCTACAATCACGCCATCGACGCGCTGCGCCTGACGCTCGCCGAGGTTCGCAACACGACCTACGAGATCGCCGAGGGCAGCACCAATCTTTCAGGAGCCGCCGACGATCTGGCGCGGCGCACGGAACAGCAGGCCGCAGCACTCGAGGAGAGCTCGCGGGTGCTGGGTGAACTGACCGACAGCGTGCGGACGACCGCTGAAAACGCCCGCCAGACATCGCTTTCGGTTGCGGAAGCACACCGCCAGGTCGAGCATTCCGCAGCCGTCGTGGCGAAGGCCGTCGATGCCATGGGCGCCATCAACCGGTCGTCCGAGAAGGTCACCAGCATCATCGGTGTGATCGACGAGATCGCCTTCCAGACCAATCTTCTTGCCCTCAATGCGGGTGTGGAAGCGGCGCGCGCAGGCGAGGCCGGCAGAGGTTTTGCCGTGGTTGCTCAGGAGGTGCGTGAGCTTGCCCAGCGTTGCGCCAAGGCTGCCCGCGAGATCAAGGACCTCATCTCCAACAGCGCATCGCAGGTTGGCGCCGGCGTCACCCTCGTCGAGGAAACCGGCCATGCGCTTTCTGCCATCATGGATCACTTCACCTCGATCAATGGACTGGTGCAGGTCATTTCTGCTTCCACGACCACGCAATACAAGGGCATCGACGAGGTGAACAACGCCGTTCGCGACGTCGAGCATATCACCCAGCACAACGCAGCAATGGTCGAGGAAAACACCGCGGAAATTCACAGGCTTCGGCAGCAGGTGGAACTGTTGAACGAAAGAATTTCCCACTTTCAAACCGCCGACGGCCGCAGGACTTCGCCTGCCAGCATCGTGCGGATGGCCGCGGTCTCCTAA
- a CDS encoding aspartate/glutamate racemase family protein has translation MSIQTASASVRKLAFIHTVSDLVSEFRALAKEHLPDWKPFAILDESLLRNTIERGSLGHLTKRRLATYVWSAVDAGADAIVVTCSTLGPAVDAIAPLCPVPLFRIDEGMAKAAVEHGNRIGVLATLSTTLVPTADLLRRQACEAGKNVVIDDVLVHGAFQFLADGNVEAHDAQIRRALEELSQRVDVIVFAQASMARAVQGMHQGLPVLTSPVLGIENVKRRLVAPKDQGGT, from the coding sequence ATGTCAATTCAAACTGCCAGTGCCTCTGTCAGAAAGCTGGCTTTCATCCACACGGTGTCCGATCTTGTTTCGGAGTTTCGGGCCCTTGCTAAAGAACATTTGCCCGACTGGAAGCCGTTCGCGATCCTCGATGAGAGCCTGTTGAGAAATACCATCGAGCGCGGGTCGTTAGGCCATCTGACGAAACGAAGGCTTGCTACCTACGTATGGTCAGCAGTCGACGCCGGGGCAGATGCGATCGTCGTCACATGCTCAACGCTTGGGCCGGCGGTCGATGCCATTGCGCCGCTTTGTCCTGTGCCGCTGTTCCGTATTGACGAAGGCATGGCCAAAGCCGCTGTCGAGCATGGAAACCGCATAGGCGTCCTAGCGACATTATCTACAACGCTGGTGCCGACAGCAGATCTGCTGAGGCGCCAGGCATGCGAGGCGGGCAAAAATGTCGTGATCGACGATGTGCTTGTTCACGGGGCGTTTCAATTCCTCGCCGATGGGAACGTCGAAGCGCATGACGCGCAAATCCGCCGAGCGCTGGAAGAGCTGTCGCAGAGGGTCGACGTGATCGTTTTTGCGCAGGCCTCGATGGCTCGTGCAGTGCAGGGCATGCACCAAGGTCTTCCAGTTCTGACAAGCCCGGTACTTGGGATTGAAAACGTGAAACGGCGTTTGGTGGCGCCAAAGGACCAGGGCGGAACCTAA
- the putA gene encoding trifunctional transcriptional regulator/proline dehydrogenase/L-glutamate gamma-semialdehyde dehydrogenase, which translates to MLNAAIDPASSKEPAGGAPFAAFAPPIRPQSELRRAITSAYRRPETECLPPLVAAARVSEAKRYDIRSTARTLIEALRAKHKGTGVEGLVQEYSLSSQEGVALMCLAEALLRIPDTDTRDALIRDKIAEGNWTSHIGGGKSMFVNAATWGLVVTGKLTSTVNDRSLSAALTRLIARAGEPVIRRGVDMAMRMMGEQFVTGESIEEALKRARPLEARGFRYSYDMLGEAATTAADAERYFKDYEKAIHAIGKASAGRGIYDGPGISIKLSALHPRYVRAQAGRVMGELLPKVKALAVLAKSYDIGLNIDAEEADRLELSLDLLEELCFAPDLAGWNGLGFVVQAYGKRCPFVLDYVIDLARRSGRRMMVRLVKGAYWDAEIKRAQLDGLDDYPVYTRKIYTDVAYIACARKLLNAPDAVFPQFASHNAQTLATIYHLAGPDFAVGKYEFQCLHGMGEPLYDEVVGKDKLDRPCRIYAPVGTHETLLAYLVRRLLENGANSSFVHRISDPNVSVEALVADPAETVAAMPVVGAPHTQIAAPKALYGSARANSDGLDLSNEATLSDLAETLAASAASPWHALPILADGSTDGVTRDVLNPADHSDVVGTVTELKVEEAARIVAMAADYASQWAAVPPAERAACLERAADIMQARIKTLMGIVMREAGKSAANAVGEVREAIDFLRYYAEQARKTLGPSHAPLGPIVCISPWNFPLAIFTGQVAAALVAGNPVLAKPAGVTPIIASESVKILHEAGVPVGALQFVPGSGRLGAGMVGAAETAGVMFTGSTEVARMIQAQLAERLSSSGKPIPLIAETGGQNGMIVDSSALAEQVVADVIASAFDSAGQRCSALRVLCLQDDVADRTLNMLKGAFRELTIGRTDRLSIDVGPVINDGAKAEIDQHIEQMRGAGRKVDQLPLPESAAAGTFVPPTIIEIKALSDLTREIFGPVLHVVRFKRNGLDRLIDDINASGYGLTFGLHTRLDETIAHVTSRIKAGNLYVNRNIIGAVVGVQPFGGRGLSGTGPKAGGPLYIGRLVQRAPVPPQQDSVHTDLALRDYIVWLDKKGLPAEGEAARRYASRSALGLERELTGPVGERNLYALHPRGRILAVPQTETGLYRQIAAALSTGNHVVVDAGSLAKSVLADLPAAVAGRVSWTSDWEKDGPFSGALVEGDRDRVLVVNQKIAALPGPLLLVQAATSEELASDPEAYCLNWLLEEVSTSINTAAAGGNASLMAIG; encoded by the coding sequence ATGTTGAACGCAGCGATCGACCCCGCATCCTCCAAAGAACCCGCCGGCGGCGCGCCGTTCGCCGCATTCGCGCCGCCGATCCGGCCGCAATCGGAACTTCGCCGGGCGATCACATCAGCCTATCGCCGCCCGGAAACCGAATGCCTGCCGCCGCTCGTTGCGGCCGCGCGCGTTTCCGAAGCGAAGCGCTATGACATCCGCAGCACCGCCCGCACGCTGATCGAGGCCTTGCGCGCCAAGCACAAAGGCACCGGCGTCGAAGGGCTGGTGCAGGAATATTCGCTTTCCAGCCAGGAAGGCGTGGCGCTGATGTGCCTTGCCGAAGCGCTGCTGCGCATTCCCGATACCGACACCCGCGACGCGCTGATCCGCGACAAGATCGCCGAAGGCAACTGGACCTCGCATATCGGCGGCGGCAAATCGATGTTCGTCAATGCCGCCACATGGGGCCTCGTCGTCACCGGCAAGCTGACCTCGACGGTCAACGACCGCAGCCTGTCGGCAGCGCTGACGCGGCTGATCGCGCGCGCCGGCGAGCCGGTCATCCGCCGCGGCGTCGATATGGCGATGCGCATGATGGGCGAGCAGTTCGTCACCGGCGAGTCGATCGAGGAGGCGCTGAAGCGCGCCCGGCCGCTCGAAGCCCGCGGTTTCCGCTATTCCTACGACATGCTGGGCGAGGCGGCGACCACCGCTGCCGACGCCGAACGTTATTTCAAGGATTACGAAAAGGCGATCCATGCCATCGGCAAGGCATCGGCCGGCCGCGGCATCTATGACGGCCCCGGTATTTCGATCAAGCTTTCGGCCCTGCACCCCCGTTATGTCAGGGCGCAGGCCGGCCGGGTGATGGGTGAGCTGCTGCCGAAGGTCAAGGCGCTCGCCGTTCTCGCCAAGTCCTATGATATCGGCCTCAATATCGATGCGGAGGAGGCCGACCGGCTGGAGCTGTCGCTCGATCTGCTCGAGGAGCTTTGCTTTGCCCCTGATCTCGCAGGCTGGAACGGACTTGGATTCGTCGTCCAGGCCTATGGCAAGCGCTGCCCCTTCGTGCTCGACTATGTCATCGATCTCGCCCGACGCTCCGGGCGCCGGATGATGGTCCGTCTGGTCAAGGGCGCCTATTGGGATGCGGAGATCAAGCGCGCCCAGCTCGACGGTCTCGACGATTATCCGGTCTATACCCGCAAGATCTACACCGACGTCGCCTACATCGCCTGCGCGCGCAAGCTGCTGAACGCACCCGATGCCGTCTTCCCGCAGTTTGCCAGCCACAATGCGCAGACGCTGGCGACGATCTATCATCTCGCCGGTCCCGATTTTGCAGTCGGCAAATACGAGTTCCAGTGCCTGCACGGTATGGGCGAACCGCTCTATGACGAGGTCGTCGGCAAGGACAAGCTCGATCGGCCCTGCCGCATCTATGCGCCTGTCGGAACGCATGAGACGCTGCTCGCCTATCTGGTGCGGCGTCTGCTGGAAAACGGCGCCAATTCCTCCTTCGTGCACCGCATCTCCGATCCGAATGTCTCGGTCGAGGCGTTGGTCGCCGATCCCGCCGAGACCGTTGCCGCCATGCCGGTCGTCGGCGCGCCCCACACGCAGATCGCCGCGCCGAAGGCGCTTTACGGCAGCGCCCGCGCCAATTCCGACGGTCTCGATCTCTCCAATGAGGCGACGCTTTCCGACCTGGCTGAGACGCTCGCCGCCTCGGCTGCCAGCCCATGGCACGCGCTTCCGATCCTGGCCGATGGCTCCACGGATGGGGTGACGCGCGACGTTCTCAATCCTGCCGATCACAGCGACGTCGTCGGCACGGTCACCGAGCTGAAGGTCGAAGAGGCCGCCCGCATCGTTGCAATGGCTGCCGACTATGCGTCGCAATGGGCGGCGGTGCCGCCAGCGGAGCGCGCTGCCTGCCTGGAGCGGGCGGCCGATATCATGCAGGCCCGGATCAAGACCCTGATGGGCATCGTCATGCGCGAGGCCGGCAAATCGGCGGCCAACGCAGTCGGCGAAGTGCGCGAGGCGATCGACTTCCTGCGTTATTACGCCGAGCAGGCGCGCAAGACCCTCGGTCCGTCCCATGCGCCCCTCGGCCCCATCGTCTGCATCAGCCCGTGGAACTTCCCGCTGGCGATCTTCACCGGGCAGGTGGCTGCCGCACTGGTGGCCGGCAATCCCGTGCTCGCCAAACCTGCCGGCGTCACGCCGATCATCGCGTCGGAAAGCGTCAAGATCCTCCATGAGGCGGGCGTGCCGGTGGGCGCCCTGCAGTTCGTGCCCGGCAGCGGCCGCCTAGGCGCCGGCATGGTGGGTGCCGCGGAAACGGCAGGCGTCATGTTCACCGGCTCGACCGAAGTCGCCCGGATGATCCAGGCGCAGCTCGCCGAACGGCTGTCTTCATCAGGCAAGCCGATCCCGCTGATTGCCGAAACCGGCGGCCAGAACGGCATGATCGTCGACTCCTCGGCTCTCGCCGAGCAGGTGGTGGCCGACGTCATCGCCTCGGCTTTCGACAGCGCCGGCCAGCGCTGCTCGGCGCTGCGCGTCCTCTGCCTGCAGGACGACGTGGCCGACAGGACCCTCAACATGCTGAAGGGCGCCTTCCGCGAGCTGACGATCGGCCGTACCGACCGGCTGAGCATCGATGTCGGGCCTGTCATCAACGATGGCGCAAAGGCCGAGATCGACCAGCATATCGAGCAGATGCGCGGCGCCGGCCGCAAGGTGGATCAGCTGCCGCTGCCCGAAAGTGCCGCGGCGGGAACCTTCGTTCCGCCGACGATCATCGAGATCAAGGCCTTGTCGGACCTGACGCGGGAGATCTTCGGGCCGGTCCTGCATGTCGTCCGCTTCAAGCGAAACGGCCTCGATCGCCTGATCGACGACATCAACGCATCCGGCTACGGCCTCACCTTCGGGCTTCACACCCGGCTCGACGAAACGATCGCGCATGTGACCAGCCGCATCAAGGCCGGCAACCTCTACGTCAACCGCAACATCATCGGCGCCGTCGTCGGCGTGCAGCCTTTCGGCGGCCGCGGCCTGTCGGGAACGGGTCCGAAGGCCGGTGGTCCGCTCTATATCGGCCGGCTGGTGCAGCGCGCTCCCGTGCCGCCGCAGCAGGATTCCGTCCATACGGACCTTGCCCTTCGCGATTATATCGTCTGGCTCGACAAGAAGGGTTTGCCGGCCGAAGGGGAAGCGGCGCGCAGATATGCAAGCCGTTCGGCGCTCGGGCTCGAACGCGAACTCACCGGTCCGGTCGGCGAGCGAAATCTCTACGCGCTCCATCCCCGCGGCCGCATTCTTGCCGTGCCGCAGACCGAAACCGGGCTCTATCGCCAGATCGCCGCAGCCCTGTCGACCGGCAACCACGTTGTCGTGGATGCGGGTTCCTTAGCGAAATCGGTCCTGGCAGACCTGCCGGCGGCCGTCGCCGGCCGGGTTTCCTGGACGTCGGATTGGGAGAAAGACGGGCCGTTCTCCGGCGCACTTGTCGAAGGCGATCGCGACAGGGTTTTGGTGGTCAATCAGAAGATCGCTGCGCTGCCGGGGCCGCTTCTGTTGGTCCAGGCTGCGACGAGCGAGGAATTGGCTAGCGATCCCGAGGCCTATTGCCTGAACTGGCTGCTGGAGGAGGTGTCCACGTCGATCAACACCGCCGCAGCCGGCGGCAATGCCAGCCTGATGGCGATCGGCTGA
- a CDS encoding FAD-binding oxidoreductase, with amino-acid sequence MPAPLDRVDTTAELPVAADAVVIGGGIVGIFAAYYLARRGLKVALVEKGLVGAEQSSRNWGWCRQQNRDARELPMSTKSLDLWERFAAETGEDTGFRRCGLFYLSNSDEELAGWARWRDFARSVGVTTHMLSGAEATERGRATGASWKGGVFSPTDGTADPARAAPAVARAILKLGGTVHQSCAARGIDIEGGRIAGVITEHGTIRTKIAILAGGAWASTFCRQLGIRFPQASIRSSILSVSPGASGLPDALHTSAVSVTRRSDGGYTLAISGRGRVDPTAQQFRFAREFLPMFARRWRSLAPGGLEGFRSGHESLARWRLDRPTPMERMRILDPAINQATIRLTHARALELLPALKKTGISAAWAGYIDSTPDGVPGIGEIASLPGFILAAGFSGHGFGIGPGAGHLIADIATGDEPIVDPRPYHPDRFGTSAWGKVADF; translated from the coding sequence ATGCCTGCACCGCTCGATCGCGTCGATACCACGGCGGAGCTGCCCGTTGCCGCCGATGCTGTGGTGATCGGCGGCGGTATCGTCGGCATTTTCGCGGCCTATTATCTTGCCCGGCGCGGATTGAAGGTTGCCCTCGTCGAGAAAGGCCTTGTCGGGGCGGAGCAATCGAGCCGCAACTGGGGCTGGTGCCGGCAGCAGAACCGCGACGCCCGGGAACTGCCGATGTCGACGAAGAGCCTCGATCTGTGGGAGCGCTTCGCTGCCGAGACTGGGGAGGATACCGGTTTTCGCCGCTGCGGCCTCTTCTATCTCAGCAATAGCGACGAGGAACTGGCCGGCTGGGCACGCTGGCGCGACTTCGCGCGTTCGGTCGGCGTCACGACGCATATGCTGAGCGGTGCAGAGGCAACCGAACGCGGGCGCGCCACCGGCGCCTCGTGGAAGGGCGGGGTGTTTTCGCCGACCGACGGCACCGCCGATCCGGCACGCGCCGCGCCCGCCGTCGCGCGGGCGATCCTGAAGCTCGGCGGCACGGTGCATCAATCCTGTGCGGCCCGCGGCATCGACATCGAAGGCGGCAGGATCGCCGGCGTCATCACCGAGCACGGCACGATCCGGACAAAAATCGCGATCCTGGCCGGCGGCGCCTGGGCCTCTACCTTCTGCCGCCAGCTCGGCATTCGATTTCCGCAGGCATCGATCCGTTCATCGATCCTTTCCGTTTCGCCTGGGGCAAGCGGGCTGCCGGACGCACTCCACACGTCTGCGGTCTCCGTTACGCGGCGCAGCGATGGCGGCTACACGCTGGCGATCAGCGGCCGCGGCCGCGTCGATCCGACCGCGCAGCAGTTCCGCTTCGCCCGAGAGTTTCTGCCGATGTTCGCCCGGCGATGGCGCAGTCTCGCGCCCGGCGGCTTGGAGGGGTTTCGTTCCGGCCACGAGTCTCTTGCACGCTGGCGGCTCGACAGGCCGACGCCGATGGAGCGCATGCGCATCCTCGACCCCGCGATCAATCAGGCGACCATCCGCCTGACGCATGCGCGCGCGCTCGAGCTTCTACCCGCCTTGAAGAAAACCGGCATCAGCGCGGCCTGGGCGGGCTATATCGACAGCACACCCGACGGCGTGCCGGGGATCGGCGAGATCGCCTCCCTTCCCGGCTTCATCCTTGCTGCGGGCTTCAGTGGCCACGGCTTCGGCATCGGGCCGGGCGCCGGTCATCTGATTGCCGATATCGCCACAGGCGATGAGCCGATCGTCGATCCCCGGCCCTATCATCCGGACCGTTTCGGGACATCCGCCTGGGGCAAAGTGGCCGACTTTTGA
- a CDS encoding FAD-binding oxidoreductase, whose protein sequence is MSPLIHHISSDETLPTSSDVVIIGGGIVGASAAYFLARRGLSVALVEKGYVGCEQSSRNWGWCRRQNRDERELPLANLALRLWEELTVEIGHDLGFRRCGLLYATADPKQLGEWERWREVARRFDVNTRMLTASEAAAAVPAADGRKWLGGVHAVDDGKAEPWLAAPRIAEGARKYGATIHQNCAARGLDITNRQVSGVVTEKGLIRTNRVLCAAGAWASAFLRMHAVSLPQASVRQTALRTGPAPDFGGAIYTSDCALTRRIDGSYTIAVSGRATLELTPQSIRYARPFLPMFLKRRKAVEIGIGRSFFQGPETLGRWRLDRPTPFERIRVLDPAPDTRMTAAIMARIRALLPAVAEAGVTSAWGGYVDSTPDAIPAISPVDSIGGVFVAAGCSGHGFGAGPGIGHLAADLVGGDTAIVDPTPFRLSRFRDRSKIEVGAI, encoded by the coding sequence ATGTCCCCTTTAATCCACCACATCAGCAGCGATGAAACTCTACCCACGTCATCAGATGTCGTCATCATCGGGGGCGGGATTGTTGGCGCCAGCGCGGCCTATTTCTTGGCACGGCGCGGTCTATCGGTAGCGCTTGTCGAAAAGGGATATGTCGGCTGCGAACAGTCGAGCCGGAACTGGGGCTGGTGCCGTCGGCAGAACCGGGATGAACGTGAATTGCCGCTTGCCAATCTGGCGTTGCGCCTATGGGAAGAGCTGACCGTAGAGATCGGGCATGACCTTGGCTTTCGCCGTTGCGGGCTCCTCTATGCAACCGCTGATCCAAAGCAGCTCGGTGAATGGGAACGTTGGCGCGAGGTTGCCCGAAGGTTTGACGTCAATACCCGAATGCTGACCGCCAGCGAGGCCGCCGCCGCTGTTCCAGCGGCCGACGGCCGCAAATGGCTGGGCGGTGTCCACGCGGTGGACGACGGCAAGGCTGAGCCCTGGCTCGCCGCTCCTCGGATAGCCGAGGGCGCGCGCAAATATGGCGCGACCATTCATCAGAACTGCGCGGCGCGCGGCCTGGATATCACCAATCGCCAAGTAAGCGGCGTCGTCACCGAGAAAGGCCTTATCCGCACCAATAGGGTGCTATGTGCCGCCGGCGCCTGGGCTTCTGCTTTTCTGCGCATGCATGCGGTTTCCCTGCCGCAGGCTAGTGTCCGTCAGACCGCCTTGCGGACCGGTCCTGCACCCGATTTTGGAGGCGCAATCTATACTTCTGATTGCGCCCTGACGCGCCGGATCGATGGCAGCTACACCATAGCCGTCAGCGGCAGAGCGACGCTCGAGCTTACGCCGCAGAGCATCCGCTATGCCCGCCCGTTTCTGCCGATGTTCCTGAAACGACGGAAGGCCGTCGAGATCGGCATAGGCCGCTCGTTTTTCCAGGGTCCGGAAACACTCGGTCGCTGGCGTCTCGATAGGCCGACCCCCTTCGAACGCATTCGCGTACTCGATCCTGCTCCGGACACTCGGATGACGGCTGCCATAATGGCGCGGATAAGAGCCCTGCTCCCCGCCGTTGCCGAGGCCGGCGTCACGTCTGCTTGGGGTGGATATGTCGACTCCACCCCGGACGCCATACCCGCGATTTCACCGGTGGACAGTATCGGCGGAGTGTTTGTCGCCGCAGGTTGTTCCGGACACGGCTTCGGCGCCGGCCCTGGCATTGGCCATCTGGCGGCGGATCTGGTCGGGGGCGACACGGCAATCGTCGATCCGACACCCTTCCGCCTCTCGCGTTTCAGGGACAGATCGAAAATTGAGGTTGGCGCCATCTGA